The following are encoded in a window of Salmo trutta chromosome 9, fSalTru1.1, whole genome shotgun sequence genomic DNA:
- the LOC115199569 gene encoding T-cell receptor gamma chain C region C7.5, producing MDSNQRKPKVTVYPASNSESNGKTTLLCLARDMFPDLVKISWKIEDANGGRMEVSKAETEQLEQREEGQTTSMIIIDKEKTYRNKYVCSVEHEWGAQQFDIPKVSNKPTEDTPPTCPFRNDTQEPLTLQFTEDSFQSTCSLNLASVVYTVMIVKSMVYCCGLSLLLHHRILGRGRST from the exons ATgg ACAGCAATCAACGAAAACCCAAAGTGACGGTGTACCCAGCGTCCAACTCTGAGTCGAATGGGAAGACCACCCTGCTATGTCTGGCTAGAGACATGTTTCCAGACTTGGTCAAGATCTCATGGAAGATTGAGGATGCAAACGGCGGAAGAATGGAGGTGTCCAAAGCAGAGACGGAACAGCTGGAGCAGAGGGAGGAAGGACAGACGACCAGTATGATCATCATTGATAAAGAGAAGACGTACAGGAACAAATACGTCTGTTCTGTGGAGCATGAATGGGGCGCTCAACAATTTGACATCCCAAAAG TCTCAAATAAACCAACTGAAGATACTCCACCAACCTGCCCGTTCAGAAATGACACGCAGGAGCCACTGACTCTGCAGTTTACCGAAG ATTCCTTCCAGTCAACGTGCAGTCTGAACCTGGCCTCTGTGGTTTACACAGTGATGATAGTGAAGAGCATGGTGTACTGCTGTGggctctctctcctgctgcacCACAGGATTCTAGGAAGAGGACGCAGCACCTGA